Part of the Sorghum bicolor cultivar BTx623 chromosome 1, Sorghum_bicolor_NCBIv3, whole genome shotgun sequence genome, AGGTCCCTGTCTCCACGACAATTTGTTGAAAGGTTATCAAAGGATCTTAGAATAAAAGGTGTCGTGGCAGGTACAGATGCTATTTTCTACTGCAGGTTCAGCATTGTGCTTCACCATTGTGCCCCTTCAATAATTTATTTGTTCTTGTACAATAACAGGTGAAAATTACAGGTTTGGTTACAAAGCATCTGGTGATGCAGCTGAGTTAGTGAAACTATGTGAGGAATTTGATTTAAGTGCATTCATTGTACGCTCTGTCATGGACACAGCAAAAAGATCTCATAATGGAGTTTCAGCTGCTATAAATTCCAGTGATAAAGGACAGGTTTCTTCCAGCCGTGTCCGCCATGCGTTGGCTATGGGTGACATGGAATATGTCTCTGAATTACTAGGGAGGAAACACCGTCTTGTGCTAATGGTTAACCAACACTGCCTTCACGAAAAGAAAAACATTGTACTCCCTAATTCTTGCATGTTGAACATGCCACCAGCTGAAGGTCTCTATGAAAACTGCGACCTTGTTAATGGAGGGTATCTTGGACCATGTAGAGTGATCATCGACTCTGACACCATTATCATTGAGATGAAAGACGAGAACAGCTTATCTCTAAATCCTATTCAAGAAGTTCAGCAGTTAGGGATTGAGTTTGGATAAAGTTATGTAGATTTTTTGCTTTATTGGTGGAAACCCCTTTTCTTCATCTGCCATCTTCTGGAGATTATCGCCGAAAGAAGACGACATTGCCGGAAATACTGCTAGGGAATTCAAGGACTATTTGTTCAAGTATGCAGCACGCCCCATCATGATTGAGCTCAGGAGCATCTTGTAGTCTCAAAATAATGCTTTATTACAGAAAAAGTGGAGATTAGTCCAGGGTTACCATACATACATACGAGGACAGTGGAGTCAAACTGGCATTTTTTGATCTGATGACAAGCTGTATCCATCGAAACAAATGCACAGAAGGGGTTTATCTTGCACTCTAGCATTATGTAGCTTATACGATTGTTAGTCTTTAGTTGGTACACTGATAGGTAGCTTGGTCACTTGTCAACATTGTACTGATGCTTCATCCGTTTACTTAGACCTTGTTTCTGTtgggaaaaaaaaaacctttGATTCTGACAACATTTGAGATCCCACCAGTTTCTTTGATACAAAATCGTAGCTGTTTTTTTCCTACTTCTAAATCTACAAGCACTAGCCTGTTTGCTTGAGCTTATTTGCCGAATTAGTCGGTTATTCAACAATATTTCTCTCTCACAACTCAGTGAGCAGTACTTTCAGCTATAGCTTATTAGCCAAGCGAACATGAAAGTTAGAATTACTTTAACGCCTGGGGTGTTTTTCCTTTGGTGCCTGTTCGAAGCTACTGCCTACTCGTGAAGCGTCAATCCACTAACTGGTTCATCCCAAAATCATTTTTGCTGTTTTCCCCCGCGACCATTTTTGTGGTTCTATAGTATAAGATTAGAAACGGCAGGGCTTTACGTAAGTGTATCGTTAATCATTATCACTGGTTCAAGCAGGATTCAAGCAGTACTCCAAAAGGTGAAATGGCCAGATGGGAACATCTGCTTGTGATTGTTCTCAGCAATAACGAGTGAAGACCAGCGAGATCATGCCACAGCCTGAGTAACGGGTAACAACGTCAAAATATGTCAACGAACGGCAGCCATAATGTTCAAGTCCTTCACTGACCACTATGAAACAATCATCAATGTCCAGTCAGAACTCAGAAATGGAGGCCATGTACTCCAAATGTTACAGAAATCTAAAATCCATAAGCTTTGCATAAGGGGCGGAAATATACAACAATGAAACTCAGGTAGCAGTAGAACTGATCACGAACACAAGTAATCCTGTACAGACCTGTGCTCCCCAAAGGACAGCTTATTGCCACCTGACTAAATCTGAaagtattgccgatgggcgagcaGACCCGCTCAGACCGTGAGATTTGAGAATAACAGCTCATATAAACATCTTTTAGTTGGAGGCAGCTAAAACTGATGGTTTCTATTTCACTGAACCATGCCAAACAAACGACCCAATTCTCTTAACAAAATCGAAACCAGTCATTATGCCATGCCTGTTCTGACTCATGAACTTGTCTTTATTTGTTCATATTTTTCGCCTATGCTTCCACCTTTCTGCTTCTGAAATTCAATGTACCGCAAAGTGCTAGAAAAGAATGCCTCTGTAGATGGATCAGCTACAGAGTTATCACTTTGCTTCTCTGTTCTAATCAATTCAATCAAATCTTGAATCACAGTATTTGTGATCTGTGGAATGCCTTTCTCAAAGAAGTACAAGTACCTGAAAATGGTGAAAGCACGAGGCTTACTCACACATAAATCAATTATCCACCAGACAATATCAAATCTAGTTTTCGAGTTTACTTGTTCAAAATTTCAATAAATAGGGTTACGGATCCACTGCTTCCCCTTGTAGCGCTAGCCATCTGTTGAGCAGCATTTGCGATTCTCAAGGCACGCTTCAAACAAAGGAGAACCCTGAAACCAAGTTTCAATTAGGAAGTCAGTAGCCTCTTAACAAGTCAGACAAAAATTCAATAGCAGTTAACCTTTAGCTACCACTAAGTTGGATATCCATACGGCTTGAGCTCATGACACCATGTGATCTTTTTTACTAGACATACTCATGGCATTAATGATAGGCACTTATCTCAGTACCATTAGGAAGTAGGAGTAATGTGCAAATATTTTATTTGCAAGACTAAAAACCAAAAGATGGACATATGATCTTGAGATCCAATTAAGTAGTATGTTTACAGTGAGTAGATCAATCGTCTTACCTTTCACCATCCATTATCCCATCTTGGTCATCAGTCCAGAAAAGATGTGAACACGCATAGACTGCTCGGCATTGATCAGGCTTCTTGAGAAGTTTTGCTGAGTACTGCACAAAGCAGTAGCAATGTAATTTACAAGAGAAGCTAACACTTCTAAAGAAAACTAATTCCATGCGATAACAGGTCTCGAGAGGCTACATTAAGTGCTACTTTGGATACACCCATTCCCCATGGGGATTGGAGGGGATTGAGGGGGAAATCGATCCCCATGACTGATCCAAACTAGCCATAAAACAAGAATCATTACCCCTGTTGTCTTGTGAGTGAGGGTGTCTCTATTTTCCACCCCAAATATATTCATCCGCTGAAGGGTCCCAATTATCAGGTGAATTGCAGTGATCTGAGCCTTTGAATCCTGCTTGTGGAACAGAAACATTATAAAGAGAAAATAGACCAAATGTAAATGCAATAAAAATGTCCTATATCATATATTAGGATACAGTCCAGGTTGCATCAAACAGCCCAATTAGGTACTGGAAGTGCATGGGTCACATGCACTGGAACATACAGGGAAGGAGATGGGAGGGTTCATACCGCAATTTCTTCTTCATATAAGATGAACGCTTGAGTAAAGAACTCATAAGCAACTGGTTCCAAATCACAGTCATTGGCAGCCTAAATT contains:
- the LOC8061149 gene encoding FAD synthetase, chloroplastic — encoded protein: MERGAATAAAVLGCALRSPSPSPSQAPRWPPLLRCPRRGPPRPARSLMPPARRFRSLDMKKGQSRNSLKTFSSSGHSGVRLNNEDLINDRLLIDCGEDQDCVLGGIVALGKFDALHIGHRELAMHASKAGTPFLLSFVGMAEVLGWTYRPPIVAHCDRKRVLSSWAPYCRNVVPLEYQVEFSKVRSLSPRQFVERLSKDLRIKGVVAGENYRFGYKASGDAAELVKLCEEFDLSAFIVRSVMDTAKRSHNGVSAAINSSDKGQVSSSRVRHALAMGDMEYVSELLGRKHRLVLMVNQHCLHEKKNIVLPNSCMLNMPPAEGLYENCDLVNGGYLGPCRVIIDSDTIIIEMKDENSLSLNPIQEVQQLGIEFG